In Fundulus heteroclitus isolate FHET01 chromosome 8, MU-UCD_Fhet_4.1, whole genome shotgun sequence, a genomic segment contains:
- the LOC105915596 gene encoding sialidase-4-like has translation MDASSTSEQQGTVFLSNKEEVYRIPALCYDQEKSVLLAFAEKRKTSNDASAEVLVMKTGTLIKDETTHEISVKWSMSRNVVEKVHLGGYRPMNPCPVYERTTKTLFLFFICVEGNVSEPWQRFWGINKARLCYITTRDAGETWSSVTDLTINFPQMKKWATFAVGPGHGIQTESGRLIVPAYAYGSRSPSCFCISCFFAVSRALCFYSDDNGMTWQSGNMLDDKSVECEMAEVLDGKGSWYIYCNARNERGYRVEAVSDNRGEDFLTLPSAGKLVETGGGCQGSVVSFPDQSGMAGSNQAPSWLLYSHPTSQSKRVDLGVYLNKSPLDPNAWSQPWIINEGPSGYSDLAYLDDGWFACLMERGEASEIEQIACQVFSYYQVSKFIRN, from the exons ATGGACGCTTCAAGTACTTCTGAACAGCAGGGAACAGTCTTTCTTTCCAACAAGGAGGAGGTGTACAGGATTCCTGCTCTGTGTTATGACCAAGAAAAAAGCGTTCTGCTGGCCTTTGCAGAGAAGCGGAAAACCTCAAATGATGCCAGTGCGGAGGTGCTGGTTATGAAAACAGGAACTCTGATTAAAGACGAAACCACTCATGAAATAAGTGTTAAG TGGTCAATGTCCAGAAACGTGGTGGAGAAGGTCCATCTTGGTGGATATCGTCCCATGAATCCATGCCCAGTCTATGAAAGAACAACCAAAACactctttctgtttttcatctGTGTTGAAGGCAATGTTTCAGAACCATGGCAAAGGTTCTGGGGCATCAACAAGGCCCGTCTCTGCTACATCACAACCAGGGATGCTGGTGAGACCTGGAGCTCAGTCACCGATTTGACAATAAATTTTCCTCAAATGAAAAAGTGGGCAACGTTCGCAGTCGGACCGGGCCACGGCATCCAAACAGAGAGCGGCAGATTGATCGTTCCAGCCTATGCTTATGGGTCTCGCTCCCCCTCATGCTTCTGTATATCGTGTTTTTTTGCGGTTTCACGTGCGCTCTGCTTTTACAGCGACGATAACGGTATGACGTGGCAGTCTGGCAACATGCTGGACGACAAATCGGTTGAATGTGAAATGGCTGAGGTTTTGGATGGCAAAGGCTCCTGGTACATTTATTGCAACGCCCGGAATGAGAGAGGTTATAGAGTGGAGGCCGTCAGTGACAACAGAGGAGAAGATTTCCTCACCCTTCCATCCGCTGGGAAGCTtgtggaaacaggtggaggcTGTCAGGGGAGTGTGGTTTCCTTTCCAGATCAATCTGGCATGGCAGGTTCAAACCAGGCGCCTAGTTGGCTCCTGTACTCCCATCCCACCAGTCAGTCCAAAAGGGTGGATTTAGGGGTGTATCTGAACAAATCCCCACTGGATCCAAATGCATGGAGCCAGCCTTGGATCATTAATGAGGGTCCCAGTGGTTACTCTGACCTGGCATACCTTGATGATGGTTGGTTTGCATGCCTGATGGAGCGTGGTGAAGCGTCTGAAATTGAACAAATAGCATGCCAAGTCTTTAGCTACTATCAAGTAAGCAAATTCATTAGAAACTGA